The Tachyglossus aculeatus isolate mTacAcu1 chromosome 4, mTacAcu1.pri, whole genome shotgun sequence genome contains a region encoding:
- the CCDC96 gene encoding coiled-coil domain-containing protein 96, with protein MGMEPPRSPPELAAVVEEEEKKKEKVEEKNENEKEEKVKEENENEKEEEKNETEKLKEEKEEKVKNEKEKLTKEKEEMEEGAGAAIPAPDSAEGLEAGGAAAPGSPAGEAEQREAAKAGRRVVMAVEEDDEEEDEDEEEEEQEEPPGEEQLRAELLEQYRLLTRERARLQQVNVRLQHRLAEALRQRRGEAGAGGERGPEQEAEGEDAEAAAEAEGEKERAYRRCLAALEELRRQQGDDLGWYRRELGWLRERCAQRLAQLGRAWGAFQRLKRRAALRAAGGGWALAGGRRALALRLGRLQALEAAREQALSAARLERARLLRAARHLRGRARAQDRRARGRHLIDFEQLKLENQAVGDKAAERQRELQGLRRQAAQRARALAHLREKLSAERLRARARADLARAADARLARAASGPGPWPPAAACWPGPACSAAWGTGTAWPGAGPGTSTACGPATRASPSTPKASPARSNGPGTAPTNPEDPPHPSGSPLGSPPGPTDPNRPRPSPGPAPGPSSGTTGHRPFGTEDFTRRLGRKDISAFKREPNKMAFP; from the exons ATGGGGATGGAGCCGCCGCGCTCCCCGCCCGAGCTGGCGGCCGtggtcgaggaggaggagaagaagaaggagaag gtagAGGAGAAGAACGAGAacgaaaaggaggagaaggtaaAGGAGGAGAACGAGaacgagaaagaggaggagaagaacgaAACGGAGAAgttgaaggaagagaaagaggagaaggtgaAGAACGAAAAGGAGAAGTTgacaaaggagaaagaggagatggaggagggcgcGGGGGCGGCGATCCCCGCGCCGGACTCGGCGGAGGGCTTAGAGGCCGGcggcgcggcggcg CCGGGCAGCCCCGCGGGCGAGGCGGAGCAGCGGGAGGCGGCCAAGGCCGGGCGGCGGGTGGTGATGGCggtggaggaggacgacgaggaggaggacgaggacgaggaggaggaggagcaggaggagccgcCGGGGGAGGAGCAGCTGCGGGCGGAGCTGCTGGAGCAGTACCGGCTGCTGACGCGGGAGCGGGCCCGGCTGCAGCAGGTGAACGTGCGGCTGCAGCACCGGCTGGCCGAGGCCCTGCGCCAGAGGCGGGGCgaggcgggggccggcggggagcgCGGCCCGGAGCAGGAGGCCGAGGGCGAGGACGCGGAGGCGGCGGCCGAGgccgagggggagaaggagcgggCCTACCGGCGCTGCCTGGCCGCCCTGGAGGAGCTGCGGCGCCAGCAGGGCGACGACCTGGGCTGGTACCGGCGGGAGCTGGGCTGGCTGCGGGAGCGCTGCGCCCAGCGCCTGGCCCAGctgggccgggcctggggggcCTTCCAGCGGCTGAAGCGGCGGGCGGCCCtgcgggcggcgggcggcgggtgGGCCctggcgggcgggcggcgggccCTGGCCCTCCGGCTGGGCCGCCTGCAGGCCCTGGAGGCCGCCCGGGAGCAGGCGCTGAGCGCGGCGCGGCTGGAGCGGGCCCGGCTGCTGCGGGCCGCCCGCCACCTGCGGGGCCGCGCCCGGGCGCAGGACCGCCGGGCCCGCGGCCGCCACCTCATCGACTTCGAGCAGCTGAAGCTGGAGAACCAGGCGGTCGGCGACAAGGCGGCCGAGCGGCAGCGGGAGCTGCAGGGGCTGCGGCGCCAGGCGGCCCAGCGGGCCCGGGCCCTGGCCCACCTGCGCGAGAAGCTGAGCGCCGAGAGGCTCCGCGCCCGCGCCCGGGCGGACCTGGCCCGGGCCGCCGACGCCCGGCTGGCCCGAGC CGCCTCGGGGCCCGGGCCCTGGCCGCCCGCTGCGGCCTGCTGGCCCGGCCCCGCCTGCTCGGCGGCCTGGGGGACCGGGACCGCCTGGCCCGGAGCCGGGCCGGGGACCTCGACCGCCTGCGGGCCCGCCACGCGCGCCTCGCCCTCGACGCCCAAGGCGTCGCCCGCAAGATCCAACGGGCCCGGGACCGCCCCGACGAACCccgagg ATCCGCCCCATCCCTCTGGATCCCCCCTCGGATCTCCTCCGGGCCCCACGGATCCCAACAGGCCAAGGCCATCCCCGGGCCCCGCACCGG GCCCCTCGTCAGGAACAACAGGACACAGGCCTTTCGGAACTGAAGACTTCACCCGTCGCTTGGGGAGAAAAGACATCTCGGCTTTTAAGCGTGAACCTAATAAAATGGCTTTCCCTTAA